A genomic stretch from Enterobacter dykesii includes:
- the gndA gene encoding NADP-dependent phosphogluconate dehydrogenase, with the protein MSKQQIGVVGMAVMGRNLALNIESRGYTVSVFNRSRDKTEEVIAENPGKKLVPFYTVKEFVESLETPRRILLMVKAGAGTDAAIDSLKPYLAKGDIIIDGGNTFFQDTIRRNRELSAEGFNFIGTGVSGGEEGALKGPSIMPGGQKDAYELVAPILTKIAAVAEDGEPCVTYIGADGAGHYVKMVHNGIEYGDMQLIAEAYSLLKGGLNLSNEELAETFTEWNKGELNSYLIDITKDIFTKKDEEGKYLVDVILDEAANKGTGKWTSQSSLDLGEPLSLITESVFARYISSLKEQRVAASKVLSGPQAKPAGDKAEFVEKVRRALYLGKIVSYAQGFSQLRAASDENNWDLNYGEIAKIFRAGCIIRAQFLQKITDAYAENAGIANLLLAPYFKKIADEYQQALRDVVAYAVQNGIPVPTFSAAVAYYDSYRAAVLPANLIQAQRDYFGAHTYKRTDKEGVFHTEWME; encoded by the coding sequence ATGTCCAAGCAACAGATCGGCGTTGTCGGTATGGCAGTGATGGGGCGCAACCTGGCGCTCAACATCGAAAGCCGTGGTTATACCGTCTCCGTTTTCAACCGCTCCCGTGATAAGACCGAAGAAGTGATTGCCGAGAACCCAGGCAAGAAACTGGTTCCTTTCTATACGGTGAAAGAGTTCGTTGAGTCTCTGGAAACGCCTCGTCGTATCCTGTTAATGGTGAAAGCGGGCGCAGGTACCGATGCAGCTATCGACTCCCTGAAGCCTTACCTCGCAAAAGGTGACATCATCATTGATGGCGGTAACACCTTCTTCCAGGACACCATTCGTCGTAACCGTGAGCTGTCTGCTGAAGGCTTCAACTTCATCGGTACCGGGGTTTCCGGTGGTGAAGAGGGCGCCCTCAAAGGCCCATCTATCATGCCTGGCGGCCAGAAAGATGCATACGAACTGGTTGCGCCTATCCTGACCAAAATCGCAGCCGTGGCTGAAGATGGTGAGCCTTGCGTAACCTATATCGGTGCAGACGGTGCAGGTCACTATGTGAAAATGGTGCACAACGGCATCGAATACGGCGACATGCAGCTGATTGCTGAAGCTTATTCCCTGCTGAAAGGCGGTCTGAACCTCTCTAACGAAGAGTTGGCTGAAACCTTTACCGAGTGGAACAAAGGCGAGCTGAACAGCTATCTGATCGACATCACCAAAGATATCTTCACGAAGAAAGATGAAGAGGGTAAATACCTGGTTGATGTGATTCTGGATGAAGCTGCCAACAAAGGTACCGGTAAATGGACCAGCCAGAGCTCTCTGGATCTGGGCGAACCGCTGTCTCTGATCACCGAATCCGTCTTCGCGCGTTACATCTCTTCCCTGAAAGAGCAGCGCGTGGCGGCATCTAAAGTGTTGTCTGGCCCTCAGGCTAAACCAGCGGGTGATAAAGCTGAATTTGTTGAGAAAGTGCGTCGTGCACTGTACCTGGGTAAAATCGTTTCTTACGCGCAGGGCTTCTCTCAGCTGCGTGCGGCGTCAGACGAGAACAACTGGGATCTGAACTACGGTGAGATCGCGAAGATCTTCCGCGCTGGCTGTATTATTCGTGCGCAGTTCCTGCAGAAAATCACCGATGCCTATGCTGAAAACGCCGGTATCGCCAACCTGCTGCTGGCACCGTACTTCAAGAAGATTGCGGACGAATATCAGCAGGCGCTGCGTGACGTGGTTGCCTACGCTGTCCAGAACGGTATCCCGGTTCCGACCTTCTCTGCTGCAGTAGCTTACTACGACAGCTACCGTGCTGCTGTGCTGCCAGCTAACCTGATTCAGGCACAGCGTGACTACTTCGGTGCGCATACTTACAAGCGTACCGATAAAGAAGGCGTGTTCCATACCGAATGGATGGAATAA
- the cpsG gene encoding colanic acid biosynthesis phosphomannomutase CpsG, with translation MEKLTCFKAYDIRGKLGEELNEDIAWRIGRAYGEYLKPQTIVLGGDVRLTSESLKLALAKGLQDAGVDVLDIGLSGTEEIYFATFHLGVDGGIEVTASHNPMDYNGMKLVRKGARPISGDTGLRDVQRLAEANDFPPVNDAKRGSYKKINLQKEYIDHLLGYINVANLKPLKLVINSGNGAAGPVVDALEARFKALNVPVTFVKVHNTPDGNFPNGIPNPLLPECRDDTRNAVIEHGADMGIAFDGDFDRCFLFDEKGQFIEGYYIVGLLAEAFLEKNPGAKIIHDPRLSWNTVDVVSAAGGTPVMSKTGHAFIKERMREEDAIYGGEMSAHHYFRDFAYCDSGMIPWLLVTELLCLKGQTLGELVRDRMAAFPASGEINSKLAQPAEAIARVEQHFAIHALEIDRTDGISMAFPQWRFNLRSSNTEPVVRLNVESRADTALMEEKTQEILALLRK, from the coding sequence ATGGAAAAATTAACCTGTTTTAAAGCCTACGATATTCGCGGCAAGCTGGGCGAAGAGCTGAATGAAGACATCGCGTGGCGCATCGGCCGCGCGTATGGCGAATATTTAAAACCGCAGACCATCGTGCTGGGCGGCGACGTGCGTCTGACCAGTGAATCCCTGAAGCTGGCCCTGGCGAAAGGGCTGCAGGACGCGGGCGTGGACGTGCTGGATATCGGCCTTTCCGGGACAGAAGAGATTTATTTTGCCACCTTCCACCTGGGCGTGGACGGCGGTATCGAAGTGACGGCCAGCCACAACCCGATGGACTACAACGGCATGAAGCTGGTGCGCAAGGGCGCCCGTCCTATCAGCGGCGACACCGGCCTGCGCGACGTGCAGCGCCTGGCGGAAGCCAACGACTTCCCGCCGGTGAACGACGCGAAGCGCGGCAGCTACAAAAAAATCAACCTGCAGAAAGAGTACATCGACCACCTGCTGGGCTACATCAACGTGGCGAACCTCAAGCCGCTGAAGCTGGTCATCAACTCCGGTAACGGCGCGGCCGGCCCGGTGGTGGATGCGCTGGAAGCCCGCTTTAAGGCGCTGAACGTGCCGGTGACCTTCGTCAAGGTGCACAACACCCCGGACGGCAACTTCCCGAACGGTATTCCTAACCCGCTGCTGCCGGAGTGCCGCGACGACACCCGCAACGCGGTGATTGAGCACGGCGCGGACATGGGCATCGCCTTTGACGGCGACTTCGACCGCTGCTTCCTGTTCGACGAGAAAGGGCAGTTCATCGAGGGCTACTACATTGTCGGCCTGCTGGCGGAAGCGTTCCTCGAGAAAAACCCGGGCGCGAAAATCATTCATGACCCGCGCCTTTCCTGGAACACCGTCGACGTGGTGTCAGCGGCGGGCGGCACGCCGGTGATGTCCAAAACCGGCCACGCCTTCATCAAAGAGCGCATGCGCGAAGAAGACGCCATCTACGGCGGCGAGATGAGCGCCCACCACTACTTCCGTGATTTTGCCTACTGCGACAGCGGGATGATCCCGTGGCTGCTGGTGACCGAGCTGCTGTGCCTGAAGGGGCAGACGCTGGGCGAGCTGGTGCGCGACCGCATGGCGGCGTTCCCGGCGAGCGGGGAGATCAACAGCAAGCTGGCGCAGCCGGCCGAGGCCATTGCCCGCGTGGAGCAGCACTTTGCGATCCACGCGCTGGAAATTGACCGTACGGACGGCATCAGCATGGCATTCCCGCAGTGGCGCTTTAACCTGCGCTCGTCCAACACCGAGCCGGTGGTGCGCCTGAACGTGGAGTCCCGTGCTGACACGGCGCTGATGGAAGAGAAAACGCAAGAAATTCTGGCTTTGCTCAGGAAGTGA
- the cpsB gene encoding mannose-1-phosphate guanyltransferase, with protein sequence MSLFPVVMAGGSGSRLWPLSRVLYPKQFLCLEGELTMLQATINRLQGIECESPVVICNEQHRFIVAEQLRQMNKLTENIILEPVGRNTAPAIALAALAAVRTQHEGNALMLVLAADHVIQDEEAFRNSVRKALPYAENGKLVTFGIVPHKPETGYGYICRGVPCVDVEHADAFEVAQFVEKPNLETAEAYVACGEYYWNSGMFLFRADRYLEELKKYRPDILKACEKAMSSVDPDLNFIRVDEEAFRACPDESIDYAVMEQTSDAVVVPMDAGWSDVGSWSSLWDISHKTPEGNVVTGDVLSCNTENSFLYSESGLLTTVGVKDLVVVQTKDAVLIADRNAVQDVKKIVESIKADGRHEHHTHREVYRPWGKYDSIDTGSRYQVKRLTVKPGEGISLQMHHHRAEHWIVVAGTAQVTINEQTKLLGENESIYIPVGATHCLENPGKIPLELIEVRSGSYLGEDDIVRFADRYGRV encoded by the coding sequence ATGTCATTATTTCCTGTTGTTATGGCCGGGGGCTCCGGTAGTCGTTTATGGCCGCTTTCTCGTGTTCTCTATCCAAAACAATTTCTCTGTCTGGAAGGTGAACTGACAATGTTACAAGCGACAATTAACCGATTACAGGGCATTGAATGCGAAAGTCCCGTCGTCATTTGTAACGAACAGCACCGCTTTATCGTTGCCGAGCAACTGCGCCAGATGAATAAACTCACTGAGAATATCATCCTTGAACCGGTTGGTCGTAATACTGCTCCGGCGATAGCGTTGGCTGCACTTGCTGCAGTTCGAACCCAGCACGAGGGCAATGCGCTCATGCTGGTTCTGGCCGCCGATCACGTCATACAGGATGAAGAAGCTTTCCGTAATTCAGTTCGTAAGGCGCTGCCTTATGCTGAAAATGGAAAGCTTGTGACCTTTGGCATCGTCCCGCATAAACCAGAGACTGGCTATGGTTATATTTGTCGAGGTGTGCCATGCGTTGACGTTGAGCATGCAGATGCATTTGAGGTCGCGCAATTTGTTGAGAAACCTAATCTTGAAACGGCGGAAGCCTATGTTGCCTGCGGTGAATACTACTGGAATAGCGGGATGTTTCTCTTCCGTGCCGATCGCTATCTTGAGGAACTGAAAAAATATCGTCCGGATATTCTTAAGGCGTGCGAAAAGGCCATGAGCTCTGTTGATCCTGACCTCAACTTTATTCGCGTTGACGAGGAAGCTTTCAGAGCTTGTCCTGATGAGTCGATTGATTATGCTGTGATGGAACAGACTTCAGATGCTGTTGTTGTGCCAATGGATGCTGGCTGGAGTGATGTCGGCTCCTGGTCTTCGCTTTGGGATATTAGCCATAAGACTCCAGAGGGTAACGTCGTTACAGGTGACGTCTTGTCCTGCAATACCGAAAATAGTTTCCTGTATTCTGAATCCGGGCTATTGACTACTGTTGGGGTGAAAGATTTAGTCGTTGTGCAGACCAAGGATGCTGTATTGATTGCCGATCGTAACGCCGTTCAGGATGTGAAGAAAATTGTCGAATCGATCAAAGCAGACGGCCGTCATGAACATCATACTCACCGCGAAGTTTATCGTCCCTGGGGTAAATATGACTCGATTGATACGGGAAGCCGCTATCAAGTTAAGCGATTGACCGTAAAGCCGGGCGAAGGTATCTCTCTTCAGATGCATCACCATCGTGCTGAGCATTGGATAGTCGTCGCAGGAACTGCGCAAGTTACAATTAACGAGCAAACCAAACTCCTCGGTGAAAATGAGTCTATTTATATTCCTGTTGGAGCAACGCACTGTCTGGAGAACCCTGGAAAGATCCCTTTGGAATTGATTGAGGTTCGCTCAGGCTCTTATCTTGGAGAGGATGATATTGTACGTTTTGCTGACAGGTATGGTCGTGTTTGA
- a CDS encoding glycosyltransferase, whose amino-acid sequence MKVLQFSKFYPPVHGGIEQVAFDISEGIAKSNDQPVDVLCVDPIGERKNDDKLRYKVYRQKLFAQLFSTPLSFSLISRWRTIRNNYDVIHVHLPNPLAVLALFLFPPKGKIVLHWHSDIVKQKKLLMLFAPLQKWILDKCTRIIVTSPVYGQSSPTLQPYQDKIVCIPIGVDTRVMPLNEDLEKSIKQRYQNKKIIFSLGRLVYYKGMEYLIDAAKELPEDYIVLIGGTGPLIDSLMQKIANDGLSDKVILLGSINYSDLASYYKACDVFCLPSIHESEAFGVVQLEAMSFSRPLVSTNIPRSGVAWVNQHNETGIVVEPNDAKALAKGIVSVIQSSETYSKGAKARFDTMFTKELMVKNIINLYSSLK is encoded by the coding sequence ATGAAGGTTTTACAGTTTAGCAAATTTTACCCTCCAGTACATGGTGGAATCGAACAGGTAGCATTCGATATAAGTGAAGGTATCGCAAAAAGTAATGACCAACCTGTTGATGTACTCTGTGTTGATCCAATTGGAGAAAGAAAAAATGACGACAAACTCCGTTATAAAGTTTACCGTCAGAAATTGTTTGCACAGCTTTTTTCAACACCGTTATCATTTTCCTTAATATCCCGATGGAGAACGATAAGAAATAATTATGATGTTATCCATGTCCATCTTCCAAATCCACTGGCTGTTTTGGCACTCTTTTTATTCCCGCCCAAAGGGAAGATAGTTCTCCATTGGCACAGCGATATTGTTAAGCAAAAAAAATTATTGATGCTTTTTGCTCCGCTACAAAAATGGATTTTAGATAAGTGTACCAGAATTATCGTTACTAGCCCTGTGTATGGGCAGTCTTCTCCAACTTTACAGCCTTATCAGGATAAAATTGTTTGTATTCCAATTGGGGTTGATACCCGTGTTATGCCACTGAATGAGGATCTTGAAAAAAGTATCAAGCAACGTTATCAAAATAAAAAAATAATTTTTTCTTTGGGTCGTCTTGTTTACTATAAGGGTATGGAATACCTGATTGATGCTGCGAAGGAACTTCCTGAAGATTACATTGTTCTTATTGGCGGTACTGGCCCATTGATTGATTCATTAATGCAAAAAATTGCTAATGATGGATTGTCAGATAAAGTAATTCTTCTTGGTAGTATCAATTATTCGGATTTGGCTTCTTATTATAAAGCATGTGACGTTTTTTGTCTGCCATCTATTCATGAATCTGAAGCTTTTGGTGTGGTTCAGTTAGAAGCTATGAGTTTCTCCAGACCGCTTGTGTCGACAAATATTCCACGAAGTGGTGTGGCCTGGGTTAATCAGCATAACGAGACTGGCATCGTTGTTGAGCCGAATGATGCTAAAGCACTTGCTAAAGGAATTGTTTCTGTTATTCAAAGTAGTGAGACATATAGTAAAGGCGCGAAAGCCAGATTTGATACTATGTTTACTAAAGAGTTGATGGTTAAGAATATAATTAATTTATATTCATCATTAAAGTGA
- a CDS encoding glycosyltransferase family 4 protein, with translation MIYINARFLTQRKTGVQQYALVLCRELVKHVPDICFLTPKTDLIDEKWRKEFNILQIGKRNGHFWEQIELPRYLRSVGSPLLLCFTGLSPAFYKNCYFTIHDMSLYAYPKWFRFLYRAVYKVNYAIQSKIARGIFTVSDFSKSEIEKYLTVDPDKITVLPNSVDTSINLKNHIASEAVKHKEILLVGTLEPRKNIEFVINAFLNSKIEDYKLIVVGGLGTAFSKVTFSQHENIVFCGYLSDDDLELKYRDASIFVYPSLYEGFGLPPLEAMQRGCPVMASDRASIPEVCGDAAYYFNPEDSLDFSSKLRELIENYDELSPVLIRNGYHRLEKFDVRDVASKLMDVISQRNI, from the coding sequence ATGATCTATATTAATGCGAGATTTTTGACTCAACGTAAAACTGGTGTACAGCAATATGCATTGGTACTATGTAGGGAACTCGTTAAACACGTTCCTGATATCTGTTTTTTGACACCGAAAACTGACCTCATTGATGAGAAATGGAGGAAGGAATTTAATATCCTTCAAATAGGAAAACGTAACGGTCACTTCTGGGAACAAATCGAATTACCTCGTTATCTAAGAAGCGTCGGTAGCCCGTTACTGCTCTGCTTCACTGGGTTATCACCTGCGTTTTACAAGAACTGTTACTTTACTATCCATGATATGTCATTGTACGCATATCCAAAGTGGTTCCGTTTCTTATACCGTGCTGTATACAAGGTTAACTATGCCATTCAGTCGAAAATTGCGAGAGGTATCTTTACGGTTAGTGACTTTTCAAAATCAGAGATAGAGAAATATTTGACGGTTGATCCAGATAAGATCACTGTATTGCCAAACTCCGTAGATACATCTATTAACCTCAAGAATCATATTGCAAGCGAAGCGGTTAAGCATAAAGAGATTTTATTGGTTGGTACCTTAGAGCCGAGAAAAAATATCGAGTTTGTTATTAATGCTTTTTTGAATTCAAAAATCGAAGATTATAAACTCATCGTGGTGGGAGGGTTAGGGACAGCTTTCTCAAAAGTGACGTTTTCACAGCATGAGAACATTGTCTTCTGTGGATATCTATCAGATGACGATTTAGAGTTAAAATACAGAGATGCTTCTATTTTTGTCTATCCGTCACTATATGAAGGTTTCGGACTTCCTCCTCTGGAAGCAATGCAACGCGGTTGTCCTGTAATGGCTTCTGACCGCGCAAGTATCCCTGAAGTTTGTGGCGATGCGGCATATTATTTTAATCCAGAGGACTCATTAGATTTTAGTTCTAAGTTACGTGAATTGATTGAAAATTATGATGAGCTCAGTCCTGTATTGATTCGCAATGGATATCATCGGTTAGAAAAATTTGACGTACGTGATGTTGCATCGAAACTTATGGATGTGATCTCTCAAAGGAATATTTGA
- a CDS encoding oligosaccharide repeat unit polymerase, which yields MSEISSSTLVNNYNLSTTFIVKSLVGLLLINSLFSGVDFSQIGLMKGLSSIADFGLKIILVIVLLLLFRIRSLNLAKIFFFAFILLLGAALGAFYHGAEYDKTFALLLNMLLWFVIFSYAKELESNFDIYRFSVKISSLFLGVALILYIMAKFGFHVKVLGGAWLYDENFRFAGTFAEPSLNGYFYGLMFLMVMLSNQKYRLILACMFAITTYISGAKFSFLIIPVLLGLVYFFKVKGFYNYTYQLIPLSFIVLFVSLAFIYYDLFALIAANLSNSATMTYVTRLGFPIVSIWHLSDYPLGSGVYGFKSTLSPFIHDYCQALSGLDVNCNEMRSYLSSSDPSAYESFAPKDVLSFIILSFGLPGLLIFVLGICLLSARLKANKNHFIILMYIVASMLFTLPFRFILFYSFFMFQCYIYRMPSNK from the coding sequence GTGAGCGAAATTTCCAGTAGCACACTTGTCAATAACTATAATTTATCTACAACTTTTATTGTCAAATCACTTGTTGGGCTATTATTAATTAATTCGCTTTTTAGTGGTGTTGACTTTTCTCAGATTGGTTTGATGAAAGGCCTTTCAAGTATTGCTGATTTTGGCCTGAAGATCATCCTTGTAATCGTATTACTCCTACTTTTCAGGATTCGCAGTCTTAACCTTGCAAAGATATTCTTTTTTGCCTTTATCCTTCTCTTAGGTGCTGCGCTTGGTGCATTCTATCATGGTGCTGAATATGATAAAACCTTCGCGCTTTTACTAAATATGCTCTTATGGTTTGTTATATTTAGTTATGCTAAAGAACTTGAAAGTAACTTTGATATATATCGTTTTAGTGTCAAGATATCAAGTTTATTTCTTGGTGTGGCGCTGATACTTTACATCATGGCGAAGTTTGGTTTTCATGTTAAAGTATTAGGTGGGGCTTGGTTATATGATGAAAACTTTCGCTTTGCAGGCACTTTTGCAGAGCCAAGTTTAAATGGCTATTTTTATGGTCTAATGTTCTTGATGGTGATGTTGTCTAATCAAAAGTACAGACTAATTCTTGCGTGTATGTTTGCCATTACCACCTATATTTCAGGTGCTAAATTTTCATTCCTGATAATCCCAGTGCTCCTTGGGCTAGTCTATTTTTTCAAGGTGAAGGGTTTTTATAATTATACATATCAACTCATTCCGTTATCTTTTATTGTTCTTTTTGTCAGTCTTGCATTCATCTATTATGACCTTTTTGCACTCATTGCAGCTAATTTGTCAAATTCTGCAACGATGACGTATGTAACTCGTCTGGGTTTCCCTATTGTCAGCATATGGCATCTTAGTGATTATCCACTTGGCAGTGGAGTATATGGTTTCAAGAGCACGCTATCACCTTTTATACATGACTATTGTCAGGCTCTTTCTGGTTTGGACGTAAACTGTAATGAGATGAGATCTTATTTATCTTCGTCGGATCCCAGTGCCTATGAAAGTTTTGCACCAAAAGATGTCTTAAGTTTTATTATTTTAAGTTTCGGCCTGCCGGGCTTGCTCATATTTGTCCTGGGTATATGTTTGTTGTCAGCCAGACTTAAAGCAAATAAGAACCACTTTATCATTCTAATGTATATTGTTGCTTCGATGCTCTTTACATTACCTTTTAGATTTATTCTTTTTTATTCCTTCTTTATGTTTCAGTGTTACATCTACAGAATGCCGAGTAATAAATGA
- a CDS encoding glycosyltransferase family 2 protein has protein sequence MKKVGLVTVLFNSPGVLPDFYSSVEKQKYHNKHLYIVDNSTNQDSFNLTQEILLRKDIEYTYINNDGNNVGVAQANNQGIEEALKDGCEYILLTNNDLLFEQEDTLSKMMSVAEEGQYKLVSPVIFSYPEKKVWYAGAFFNKKKAIAPHLFEGADYDDIYANIPEECDYAPTCFLLVHASMFATIGMMDARYFAYYDDTDFLYRANIAGTRVRIINEPLVFHKVSTSTGGGLSLFGAYYLTRNRIFFARKNIEAPYYIVSVLFTIVTRLVYPLCRKTPYKVYKAFVRGIIDGLMLKNK, from the coding sequence GTGAAAAAAGTTGGACTCGTTACTGTTTTGTTCAATTCTCCAGGTGTGCTGCCTGACTTTTATTCGAGTGTTGAAAAACAAAAATATCATAACAAGCATCTTTATATTGTGGATAACAGTACAAATCAGGATTCTTTTAACTTAACGCAAGAAATTCTCTTGAGGAAAGACATAGAGTATACCTATATTAATAATGACGGAAATAATGTTGGGGTTGCGCAGGCCAACAACCAAGGCATTGAAGAAGCTTTAAAGGATGGGTGTGAGTATATATTACTCACTAATAACGATCTACTTTTTGAACAGGAAGATACCCTCAGCAAAATGATGAGTGTTGCTGAGGAGGGACAATACAAACTTGTTTCACCTGTAATATTCAGTTATCCAGAAAAAAAAGTCTGGTACGCAGGCGCATTTTTTAATAAGAAAAAAGCTATTGCCCCTCATCTTTTTGAGGGAGCCGACTACGATGATATTTACGCTAATATTCCAGAAGAGTGCGATTATGCACCAACATGTTTTTTACTTGTACATGCTTCGATGTTTGCCACTATAGGTATGATGGATGCTCGTTACTTTGCTTATTACGATGATACTGATTTTCTCTATCGTGCAAACATAGCTGGCACCCGAGTTAGAATTATTAATGAACCTCTAGTGTTTCATAAGGTTAGTACTTCTACTGGGGGGGGGTTAAGTCTATTTGGTGCATATTATTTGACAAGGAACCGTATATTTTTTGCCAGAAAAAATATTGAAGCTCCTTATTATATTGTTAGCGTTTTATTTACCATTGTAACCCGGTTGGTTTATCCACTTTGTCGCAAAACGCCATATAAGGTTTATAAGGCTTTTGTCAGGGGGATTATCGACGGACTAATGTTAAAAAATAAATGA
- a CDS encoding oligosaccharide flippase family protein, giving the protein MSGFKRLLKNSLSNIINGFSNVILGIVISPVLLHNLSKVDFSIWSLTLQVGVLIGIFGIGLQVTVGRFVALHLSNPQKVQKAMHQSLLFSLLLSMVCLGGIFILAKFFFSFFPEVSETNANAKLILILIGSSFVINNVFSPFVGYFTGIERNDITAGINIFFKVILGTLILLLVHHGLDVIAWVYFAINSFNQIAFYILYKLRNTSQRAKLSLDINLFRTIVVFFSGLLVWNIAQFLISGIGTFTVGKYSFQELAGFAVLMTLVNAGVGILGAMINPIIQPMIRMHNHGNNQHVELLVNKLIFIFSMIVFIGVFIAWFAAVHILGVWLGYLQATNLHVMFSLLLAAYLIRMIAAPYGLMLVAYGKQLSIAWLPVLEGLLNFALSIFFVRIYGAIGIAYSTFISGVLIMAVYACKYRAEAEYKSNLIFVSFLVIPVMIAICLVSLVMTQSVTIHCIIYGIQIAFIVVFTVFIIKQVKSIKNLLNQY; this is encoded by the coding sequence ATGAGTGGTTTTAAGCGGTTACTTAAAAACTCTTTATCTAATATAATAAATGGCTTCTCAAATGTAATACTTGGAATAGTTATCTCTCCAGTTTTACTACACAATCTTTCAAAGGTAGATTTTTCGATTTGGTCCCTTACTCTTCAGGTCGGGGTTTTGATCGGCATTTTTGGAATTGGTCTTCAGGTTACGGTAGGGCGTTTTGTCGCCCTTCATTTAAGTAACCCACAGAAAGTTCAAAAGGCAATGCATCAGTCATTGCTTTTTTCGTTACTGCTCAGCATGGTATGTTTGGGCGGAATATTTATTTTAGCAAAATTCTTTTTCTCATTTTTCCCTGAAGTTTCAGAAACCAACGCTAATGCTAAACTAATTCTTATATTAATTGGCAGTTCATTTGTCATTAATAACGTTTTCTCACCCTTTGTTGGTTATTTTACTGGTATAGAACGCAATGATATTACCGCTGGCATAAATATATTTTTTAAAGTGATTCTGGGCACGTTGATTCTGTTGCTTGTTCATCATGGTCTCGATGTTATTGCATGGGTTTATTTTGCAATAAACAGTTTTAATCAAATTGCATTTTATATTTTATATAAATTAAGAAATACATCTCAAAGAGCAAAGTTATCATTGGATATAAATTTATTTCGAACAATAGTTGTCTTTTTCAGCGGGCTCTTAGTATGGAATATAGCCCAGTTCTTAATTTCCGGTATAGGCACCTTTACCGTCGGTAAATACTCATTTCAGGAACTAGCTGGTTTTGCCGTATTAATGACGCTTGTTAATGCTGGGGTGGGAATTTTGGGAGCCATGATTAATCCTATAATTCAACCTATGATAAGGATGCACAATCACGGGAATAACCAGCATGTTGAACTTTTGGTTAACAAACTTATCTTCATTTTCTCGATGATTGTCTTTATCGGTGTCTTTATTGCCTGGTTTGCCGCTGTTCATATCCTCGGTGTCTGGTTGGGCTATCTGCAAGCGACGAACCTGCACGTAATGTTTTCTTTGCTGCTTGCGGCTTATCTTATCCGAATGATTGCAGCGCCCTACGGACTTATGTTAGTCGCCTACGGCAAACAATTATCAATCGCCTGGCTGCCGGTGCTCGAAGGACTATTAAACTTTGCGTTGTCGATTTTCTTTGTTCGTATCTATGGCGCGATTGGAATTGCCTATTCGACGTTTATTTCAGGCGTATTAATCATGGCGGTATACGCATGCAAGTATCGGGCTGAAGCTGAGTATAAGTCAAATCTGATATTTGTCTCTTTTCTGGTAATACCAGTGATGATAGCCATCTGCCTGGTCAGTCTGGTGATGACTCAGTCGGTAACTATCCATTGTATTATTTATGGCATCCAGATAGCTTTTATAGTTGTATTTACTGTCTTCATAATAAAACAAGTAAAAAGCATCAAGAATCTGTTAAATCAATACTAA